The following are from one region of the Sandaracinus amylolyticus genome:
- a CDS encoding aldehyde dehydrogenase family protein, translated as MTQLRARYPFFVANRPEQPNEELEVTDKFSGEVVTRVALARTPDIDRAIAAAVAAEKPFAQMPPYARQAVLEHCVKRFRERFEELAYALCVEAGKPIKDSRGEAMRLIDTFRVAAEESVRIDGEVLNLEISARAKGYRGFTKRVPIGACSFISPFNFPLNLAAHKVAPAIAVGCPFVLKPASRTPLGALIIGEVLAETELPPGAFSILPVHRDGADLFTTDERFKLLSFTGSPAVGWDLKARAGKKKVVLELGGNAACIVDEDQRDQLDRVVERIVFGAYYQSGQSCISVQRILAHESLYDALRERLVTAVRGLRSGDPKDESTFIGPMISESEAKRLDGWIQDAAKKGAKVLVGGKRQGTMLEATLVEDAPRDCALYAEEAFGPVALLSRFERFDDAIAEVNDSKFGLQAGVFTRDVFKAQRAWDELEVGGVVINDVPSFRVDNMPYGGVKDSGLGREGIRSAIEDMTEVRLMILKMP; from the coding sequence ATGACCCAGCTCCGAGCACGTTATCCGTTCTTCGTCGCGAACCGACCCGAGCAGCCCAACGAGGAGCTCGAGGTCACCGACAAGTTCTCCGGCGAGGTCGTCACCCGCGTCGCGCTCGCGCGCACGCCCGACATCGACCGCGCGATCGCCGCGGCGGTCGCCGCCGAGAAGCCCTTCGCGCAGATGCCGCCCTACGCGCGACAGGCGGTGCTCGAGCACTGCGTGAAGCGCTTCCGCGAGCGCTTCGAGGAGCTCGCGTACGCGCTCTGCGTCGAGGCCGGCAAGCCGATCAAGGACTCGCGCGGCGAGGCCATGCGCCTGATCGACACGTTCCGCGTCGCCGCCGAAGAGTCGGTGCGCATCGACGGAGAGGTGCTCAACCTCGAGATCTCGGCGCGCGCCAAGGGCTATCGCGGCTTCACCAAGCGCGTGCCGATCGGCGCGTGCTCGTTCATCTCGCCGTTCAACTTCCCGCTCAACCTCGCGGCGCACAAGGTCGCGCCGGCGATCGCGGTGGGCTGTCCCTTCGTGCTCAAGCCCGCGTCGCGCACCCCGCTCGGCGCGCTGATCATCGGCGAGGTGCTCGCGGAGACCGAGCTGCCGCCGGGCGCGTTCTCGATCCTCCCGGTGCACCGCGACGGCGCGGATCTCTTCACGACCGACGAGCGCTTCAAGCTGCTCTCGTTCACCGGCTCGCCCGCGGTCGGATGGGACCTCAAGGCGCGCGCGGGCAAGAAGAAGGTCGTGCTCGAGCTCGGCGGCAACGCCGCGTGCATCGTCGACGAGGACCAGCGCGATCAGCTCGATCGCGTCGTCGAGCGCATCGTGTTCGGCGCGTACTACCAGTCGGGCCAGAGCTGCATCAGCGTGCAGCGCATCCTCGCGCACGAGTCGCTCTACGACGCGCTGCGCGAGCGCCTCGTCACCGCGGTGCGCGGGCTGCGCTCCGGCGACCCGAAGGACGAGAGCACGTTCATCGGCCCGATGATCTCGGAGAGCGAGGCGAAGCGCCTCGACGGATGGATCCAGGACGCGGCGAAGAAGGGCGCGAAGGTGCTGGTCGGCGGCAAGCGCCAGGGCACGATGCTCGAGGCCACGCTCGTCGAGGACGCGCCGCGTGACTGCGCGCTCTACGCCGAGGAGGCGTTCGGCCCGGTCGCGCTGCTCTCGCGCTTCGAGCGCTTCGACGACGCGATCGCCGAGGTGAACGACAGCAAGTTCGGCCTCCAGGCCGGCGTGTTCACGCGCGACGTGTTCAAGGCGCAGCGCGCGTGGGACGAGCTCGAGGTCGGGGGCGTGGTGATCAACGACGTGCCGAGCTTCCGCGTCGACAACATGCCGTACGGCGGCGTCAAGGACAGCGGGCTCGGCCGCGAGGGCATCCGCAGCGCCATCGAGGACATGACCGAGGTCCGCCTGATGATCCTGAAGATGCCCTGA
- a CDS encoding acetolactate synthase large subunit, with protein sequence MNASETFVRALEAEGVTYVFGIPGEENLDLLEALRTSRIRLILTRHEQAAGFMAATHGRLTGRAGVALSTLGPGATNFVTAAAYAQLGAMPMLMITGQKPIKSSKQGHFQIVDVVDMMRPLTKYTRQIVSADTIPARVREAFRSAEEERPGAVHLELPEDIARDPGGAPLIEPAATRRPIADEKAIHRALAALKDAKRPLLMIGAGANRKLTSKMLRQFVDHTGIPFFTTQMGKGVLDETHPLWLGNAALSDGDFVHRAIERADCIVNCGHDVVEKPPFFMRGARTVIHVNFSSAHVDSVYFPQLEAVGDIANTIWRLKEALDPQPHWDFSFFRTVREHLDAHLAKRADDDRFPMHPARVVADLRRVMPHDGVVCLDNGIYKLWFARAYRCRMPNTLLLDNALATMGAGLPSAIAAKIVHPNRRVLAVCGDGGFMMNSQELETAVRLGLDLVVLVLRDDAYGMIRWKQAHMGLPDYGMALGNPDFVKYAESYGARGHRPSSAGDLARIVERAFDSKGVHLVDVPVDYSENDLILNREIRELAAAI encoded by the coding sequence TTGAACGCATCCGAGACCTTCGTCCGTGCGCTCGAAGCCGAGGGCGTCACCTACGTCTTCGGCATTCCAGGCGAGGAGAACCTCGATCTCCTCGAGGCGCTGCGGACCTCGCGCATCCGTCTGATCCTCACGCGACACGAGCAGGCCGCGGGCTTCATGGCCGCGACGCACGGTCGGCTCACCGGGCGCGCGGGCGTCGCGCTCTCGACGCTCGGCCCCGGGGCGACGAACTTCGTCACCGCCGCCGCGTACGCGCAGCTCGGCGCGATGCCGATGCTGATGATCACCGGCCAGAAGCCGATCAAATCCTCGAAGCAGGGGCACTTCCAGATCGTCGACGTCGTCGACATGATGCGCCCGCTCACCAAGTACACGCGGCAGATCGTCTCCGCCGACACGATCCCGGCCCGCGTGCGCGAGGCGTTCCGCTCCGCCGAAGAAGAGCGCCCGGGCGCGGTGCACCTCGAGCTGCCCGAGGACATCGCGCGCGACCCCGGCGGCGCCCCGCTGATCGAGCCCGCCGCGACGCGCCGTCCCATCGCCGACGAGAAGGCGATCCACCGCGCGCTCGCCGCGCTCAAGGACGCGAAGCGACCGCTCCTGATGATCGGCGCCGGCGCGAACCGGAAGCTCACGAGCAAGATGCTCCGGCAGTTCGTCGATCACACCGGCATCCCGTTCTTCACGACGCAGATGGGCAAGGGCGTGCTCGACGAGACGCACCCGCTCTGGCTCGGGAACGCCGCGCTCTCCGACGGCGACTTCGTGCACCGCGCGATCGAGCGCGCCGACTGCATCGTCAACTGCGGCCACGACGTCGTGGAGAAGCCGCCCTTCTTCATGCGCGGCGCGCGCACGGTCATCCACGTCAACTTCAGCTCGGCCCACGTCGACTCCGTCTACTTCCCGCAGCTCGAGGCCGTCGGCGACATCGCGAACACGATCTGGCGCCTCAAGGAAGCGCTCGATCCCCAGCCGCACTGGGACTTCTCGTTCTTCCGCACGGTGCGCGAGCACCTCGACGCGCACCTCGCGAAGCGCGCCGACGACGATCGATTCCCGATGCACCCCGCGCGCGTCGTCGCGGACCTTCGCCGCGTGATGCCCCACGACGGAGTCGTCTGTCTCGACAACGGCATCTACAAGCTGTGGTTCGCGCGCGCATATCGCTGCCGCATGCCGAACACGCTGCTGCTCGACAACGCGCTCGCGACGATGGGCGCGGGGCTGCCGTCGGCGATCGCCGCGAAGATCGTGCACCCGAACCGTCGGGTGCTCGCGGTCTGCGGCGACGGTGGGTTCATGATGAACTCGCAGGAGCTCGAGACCGCGGTGCGCCTCGGCCTCGATCTCGTGGTGCTCGTCCTGCGCGACGACGCGTACGGGATGATCCGCTGGAAGCAGGCGCACATGGGCCTGCCCGACTACGGCATGGCGCTCGGCAACCCCGACTTCGTGAAGTACGCGGAGTCGTACGGCGCGCGCGGCCACCGCCCTTCGAGCGCCGGCGATCTCGCGCGCATCGTCGAGCGCGCGTTCGACAGCAAGGGCGTCCATCTCGTCGACGTCCCCGTCGACTACTCCGAGAACGATCTGATCCTGAACCGCGAGATCCGCGAGCTCGCGGCGGCGATTTGA
- a CDS encoding potassium channel family protein has protein sequence MKAKKVLVIGLGRFGDSLIETLWQARAEIIAVDADPEQVEQAKDKTSAAFVGDATDPRVLSAIGADHVDTAVVTFGEDFEATVLCVTTLKKMGVKDVIARAATMRQAEVLRMVGASRVVQLEHEMGHRVAADVVMPVASDLLDFAHGVRVVPWIAEGKMVGKTLAQAELRKRWEIHVLGVRPKGAGGKKLEVPGADYTIAAGDTLLIAGAEASINRFVRESE, from the coding sequence ATGAAGGCGAAGAAGGTGCTCGTGATCGGCCTCGGCCGCTTCGGCGACTCGCTGATCGAGACGCTCTGGCAGGCACGCGCGGAGATCATCGCGGTCGACGCGGACCCCGAGCAGGTCGAGCAGGCGAAGGACAAGACGAGCGCGGCGTTCGTCGGCGATGCGACCGATCCGCGCGTGCTCTCCGCGATCGGCGCCGATCACGTCGACACCGCGGTGGTCACGTTCGGCGAGGACTTCGAGGCGACCGTGCTCTGCGTCACCACGCTCAAGAAGATGGGCGTGAAGGACGTGATCGCGCGCGCCGCGACGATGCGCCAGGCCGAGGTGCTCCGGATGGTCGGCGCCTCGCGCGTGGTGCAGCTCGAGCACGAGATGGGGCACCGCGTCGCGGCCGACGTCGTCATGCCGGTCGCGAGCGACCTGCTCGATTTCGCACATGGAGTTCGCGTCGTGCCCTGGATCGCCGAGGGCAAGATGGTCGGCAAGACGCTCGCGCAGGCCGAGCTCCGCAAGCGCTGGGAGATCCACGTGCTCGGCGTCCGCCCCAAGGGCGCGGGCGGCAAGAAGCTCGAGGTGCCCGGCGCCGACTACACGATCGCGGCGGGCGACACGCTCCTCATCGCGGGCGCGGAAGCGTCGATCAACCGCTTCGTGCGCGAGAGCGAGTAG
- a CDS encoding TrkH family potassium uptake protein gives MSEPRTSTPPEERTSRISLLDVAPVAKGRALAQGLGLTGALVAALVIVVLDFGLAIHLWASIPLTVLQSVLALPWISFVLRAEPGERRPRGWLPKLRMLLAHFVNIGLLGFALVEKWIALASALHASDVAPFVSGYRSFSVVALVMATLGILGRGHRAQRFLADAADHPARLMVLSFGVTAFLGGFLLTLPEAVVRVEDASFLDGLFTATSAVCVTGLAVNDVGATYTFFGEAVIVVLAQIGGLGIMVLSASFVVLAGRKLRVKQSAVLVEMIDAGSLAALRRTLIAIVGYTLLFEAIGALLLYAFTGFHPEVMRGPDDPHPIAGAGDRAWWSVFTAVSAFCNAGFCLSHANLAGFATSWPVCLTIAALITVGGIGFPVIEELRRHAWARMRRRRPDRLSLHARIALGTSAALTFGVAAVVLVLEWSQSLGHLPWHARVLASLFQSVSMRTAGFNTIDLGAMRAVTIAIACVVMLIGASPGSTGGGIKTTSFAAICAEVWAELRGHASARLLDRQLESGVVRRAMGVTFLSLAIVMIGTFVLLMTEEHEPLRVLFEVCSAFATTGLSTGITSSLTPAGKLVIIVMMFAGRTGPLTLALAMASEARRAPVQLASERVMIG, from the coding sequence GTGAGCGAGCCGCGAACGAGCACGCCGCCGGAAGAGCGCACCTCGCGCATCTCGTTGCTCGACGTCGCGCCGGTCGCGAAAGGACGCGCCCTCGCGCAGGGCCTCGGGCTCACCGGCGCGCTCGTCGCGGCGCTGGTGATCGTGGTGCTCGACTTCGGCCTCGCGATCCACCTCTGGGCGTCGATCCCGCTCACGGTGCTGCAGTCCGTGCTCGCGCTGCCGTGGATCTCGTTCGTGCTGCGCGCCGAGCCCGGCGAGCGACGGCCGCGCGGATGGCTGCCGAAGCTGCGCATGCTGCTCGCGCACTTCGTCAACATCGGGCTGCTCGGGTTCGCCCTCGTCGAGAAGTGGATCGCGCTCGCCTCTGCGCTCCACGCGAGCGACGTCGCGCCCTTCGTCTCGGGCTATCGATCGTTCTCGGTCGTCGCGCTGGTGATGGCGACGCTCGGGATCCTCGGCCGTGGCCATCGCGCGCAGCGATTCCTCGCGGACGCCGCCGACCACCCGGCGCGCCTCATGGTCCTCTCCTTCGGCGTCACCGCGTTCCTCGGCGGCTTCCTCCTCACGCTGCCCGAAGCGGTCGTGCGCGTCGAGGACGCGTCGTTCCTCGACGGGCTCTTCACCGCGACCAGCGCGGTGTGCGTCACCGGCCTCGCGGTGAACGACGTCGGCGCGACCTACACGTTCTTCGGCGAGGCCGTGATCGTCGTGCTCGCGCAGATCGGCGGGCTCGGCATCATGGTGCTCTCCGCGTCGTTCGTGGTGCTCGCGGGCCGCAAGCTGCGCGTGAAGCAGAGCGCGGTGCTGGTCGAGATGATCGACGCCGGCTCGCTCGCCGCGCTGCGCCGCACGCTGATCGCGATCGTCGGCTACACGCTGCTCTTCGAGGCGATCGGCGCGCTGCTGCTCTACGCGTTCACCGGCTTCCACCCCGAGGTGATGCGCGGCCCCGACGATCCCCACCCGATCGCGGGCGCCGGCGATCGCGCGTGGTGGTCGGTCTTCACCGCGGTGAGCGCGTTCTGCAACGCGGGCTTCTGCCTCAGCCACGCCAACCTCGCGGGCTTCGCGACGAGCTGGCCGGTCTGCCTCACCATCGCCGCGCTGATCACCGTCGGCGGCATCGGCTTCCCCGTGATCGAGGAGCTGCGGCGCCACGCGTGGGCGCGCATGCGCCGCCGTCGTCCCGATCGTCTCTCGCTCCACGCGCGCATCGCGCTCGGCACCAGCGCCGCGCTCACGTTCGGCGTCGCCGCCGTCGTGTTGGTGCTCGAGTGGAGCCAGTCGCTCGGGCACCTGCCGTGGCACGCGCGCGTGCTCGCGTCGCTCTTCCAGTCGGTCAGCATGCGCACGGCGGGCTTCAACACGATCGACCTCGGCGCGATGCGTGCGGTCACGATCGCGATCGCGTGCGTCGTGATGCTGATCGGCGCCTCGCCCGGCTCGACCGGCGGCGGCATCAAGACGACGTCGTTCGCTGCGATCTGCGCCGAAGTATGGGCCGAGCTGCGCGGCCACGCGTCGGCGCGCCTGCTCGATCGTCAGCTCGAGAGCGGCGTGGTGCGCCGCGCGATGGGCGTCACGTTCCTCTCGCTCGCGATCGTGATGATCGGAACGTTCGTGCTCCTGATGACCGAGGAGCACGAGCCGCTGCGCGTGCTCTTCGAGGTGTGCAGCGCGTTCGCGACGACGGGCCTGTCCACGGGCATCACGTCGTCGCTCACCCCCGCGGGCAAGCTCGTGATCATCGTCATGATGTTCGCGGGCCGCACCGGCCCGCTCACGCTCGCGCTCGCGATGGCGAGCGAGGCCAGGCGCGCACCGGTGCAGCTCGCGTCCGAGCGCGTGATGATCGGTTGA
- a CDS encoding glutathione S-transferase family protein, with protein MSSNAAVHLYSIQVCPFAQRTRILLTLKGVPFELTEIDITRPRPAWFLELNPLGKVPVIAHAGRVLNESSVINEYLEEVFPARRVFPEDAYRRAQSRIFIDYVNHGFVAPMYQLLMNQDPAKEDALIASARATWA; from the coding sequence ATGTCGAGCAACGCAGCGGTCCATCTCTACAGCATCCAGGTCTGCCCCTTCGCGCAGCGCACGCGCATCTTGCTCACGCTGAAGGGCGTGCCCTTCGAGCTCACCGAGATCGACATCACGCGTCCGCGGCCCGCGTGGTTCCTCGAGCTCAATCCGCTCGGGAAGGTGCCGGTGATCGCGCACGCGGGGCGCGTGCTGAACGAGTCGAGCGTCATCAACGAGTACCTCGAGGAGGTCTTTCCCGCGCGGCGCGTGTTCCCCGAGGACGCGTATCGACGCGCGCAGAGCCGCATCTTCATCGACTACGTCAACCACGGCTTCGTCGCGCCCATGTACCAGCTGCTGATGAACCAGGACCCGGCGAAGGAGGACGCACTGATCGCGTCGGCGCGCGCGACGTGGGCGTGA
- a CDS encoding TIGR02757 family protein has protein sequence MKSADPASERSTDRPSITALDCPTPVRSSPRLELVRERLDALLLSTDAVARRDADPVSFVHRYARAEDREVVALIAASLAFGNVVAIRGKVALVLKALGESPAATIDRESREALETRLHGFVHRVWRGPDVAAMLANAGVIRRDHGSLGAAFATGLRACDAEIEDQDEAFVEALARLADALRGEDASRGLRHLVPDPRAGSACKRLLLWLRWMIRPADGVDLGLWPVSPSRLVIPVDTHVHRIAKNLDLTRRNDASLRTAAEITSKLRTFDANDPVRYDFAICHLGVSRECPSRRDAARCETCVLKEACRHWQRDARKLR, from the coding sequence GTGAAGAGCGCGGATCCGGCGAGCGAGCGGAGCACTGACAGGCCTTCTATCACGGCTCTAGACTGTCCGACGCCCGTGCGTTCTTCCCCTCGGCTCGAGCTCGTTCGCGAGCGCCTCGATGCGTTGCTGCTCTCGACGGATGCAGTCGCGCGCCGCGACGCCGATCCGGTGTCCTTCGTGCACCGCTACGCGCGCGCCGAGGATCGCGAGGTCGTCGCGCTGATCGCCGCATCCCTCGCGTTCGGCAACGTCGTGGCGATCCGCGGCAAGGTCGCGCTGGTATTGAAGGCGCTGGGAGAGTCCCCGGCCGCGACGATCGATCGCGAATCGCGAGAGGCGCTCGAGACGCGGCTGCACGGCTTCGTGCACCGTGTGTGGCGCGGCCCCGACGTCGCCGCGATGCTCGCGAATGCCGGCGTGATCCGCCGCGACCACGGCTCGCTGGGCGCTGCGTTCGCGACGGGGCTGCGCGCCTGCGACGCGGAGATCGAAGACCAGGACGAGGCGTTCGTCGAAGCCCTCGCGAGGCTCGCCGACGCGCTGCGCGGTGAGGACGCGTCACGCGGCCTGCGTCACCTCGTCCCCGATCCGCGCGCCGGCAGCGCGTGCAAGCGCCTGCTCCTCTGGCTGCGCTGGATGATCCGTCCCGCCGACGGAGTCGATCTCGGCCTGTGGCCGGTCTCGCCCTCGCGGCTCGTCATTCCGGTCGACACCCACGTGCACCGCATCGCGAAGAACCTCGACCTCACGCGCCGCAACGACGCATCGCTGCGAACCGCTGCCGAGATCACGTCGAAGCTGCGCACCTTCGATGCGAACGACCCGGTGCGATACGACTTCGCGATCTGTCACCTCGGCGTGAGCCGCGAGTGCCCGAGCCGGCGCGACGCCGCGCGCTGCGAGACGTGCGTGCTGAAGGAAGCCTGTCGCCACTGGCAGCGAGACGCGCGGAAGCTGCGCTGA
- a CDS encoding TlpA family protein disulfide reductase, with translation MLRSLAGSALFTLLVACGGASASSSTTIGSSHAPRPEDAIDLSLRTHDGRALELSDQQGSPVLLFLFATYDGASLAAARGVARFTREALDTVVIAVALQPDAETFTAAYVESQSPPYTVAYEPAGRILLGTTDLGAIDSIPTLVMIDAHGREVARHTGYVSERVIEQWHQEAMARGGIMTPAETPTEEAPRRPTPLPVQTETPPPPESDEAPPDDALVIEPD, from the coding sequence GTGCTCCGCTCGCTCGCCGGATCCGCGCTCTTCACGTTGCTCGTCGCGTGCGGCGGCGCGAGCGCGTCGTCGTCGACGACGATCGGGAGCAGCCACGCGCCACGCCCGGAGGACGCGATCGATCTCTCGCTGCGCACCCACGACGGGCGCGCGCTCGAGCTCTCCGATCAACAGGGCAGCCCCGTGCTCCTCTTTCTCTTCGCGACCTACGACGGTGCGTCGCTCGCGGCGGCGCGCGGTGTGGCGCGCTTCACCCGCGAGGCCCTCGACACCGTGGTGATCGCGGTCGCGCTGCAGCCCGACGCCGAGACGTTCACCGCCGCGTACGTGGAGTCGCAATCCCCGCCCTACACCGTCGCGTACGAGCCCGCGGGGCGCATCCTCCTCGGCACGACCGATCTCGGCGCGATCGACTCGATCCCGACGCTCGTCATGATCGACGCGCACGGGCGCGAGGTCGCGCGGCACACCGGGTACGTGAGCGAGCGCGTGATCGAGCAGTGGCATCAGGAAGCGATGGCGCGCGGTGGCATCATGACGCCGGCCGAGACGCCGACGGAGGAAGCGCCGCGCCGGCCGACCCCGCTGCCGGTGCAGACCGAGACGCCGCCGCCGCCCGAGAGCGACGAAGCGCCGCCCGACGACGCGCTCGTCATCGAGCCGGACTGA
- the ptsP gene encoding phosphoenolpyruvate--protein phosphotransferase: MSDEPPRPQRVRRSSYRRLSLPPGRSTLRGICASPGVAVGNVTIFDRRSVPIPRRAIGNGEVDGEVQRLMSALATSRRELEEARDAIDPTAGAEHRLVLEAHLLMHRDELFVGAAVEGIRSGINAEWAVRRAIEAIVRRLMNAREPYLQDRARDVEQVGEHVLRVLTGVGFQLPVIDRPTILVASDLSPAETARLPRDRVLALVTDLGTATSHTAILARALGIPAVVGVDGVTRALTPGCVVVVDALRGEIVVEPDEDTQHRAEERARRYRHFTGRLRDREGTSGQTRDGVRVEVLANVELEVEVDEAHAQRAEGIGLYRTEFLYLEDELPSEEIQTEIYARVASRFGPRPVTLRTFDLGADKMPLLGTTPLGAGRAPNPALGLRGLRLSLACPDLFRVQLRAMMRAAAVAPLRVMFPMVCTLEDLRAARAMVASAQAELEREGIPYRAVPLGAMIEVPSAVVLADALARECDFFSVGTNDLAQYTLAVDRQNPRLSHIARPLEPAVLRLLDLTFRASRDASIPISICGDLASHPIAIPVLLGLGYRCLSMSASEIPLAREILDRVDLVTCEEVARACLGCGTGTEVERVVVEALSPVLAEVWDEQGIEIAISPAR; encoded by the coding sequence GTGAGCGACGAGCCGCCTCGGCCGCAGCGCGTTCGACGCAGCTCGTACCGGCGGCTCAGCCTGCCCCCAGGTCGGTCCACGCTGCGTGGCATCTGCGCGTCGCCCGGCGTCGCGGTCGGCAACGTCACGATCTTCGATCGCCGCAGCGTGCCGATCCCGCGGCGCGCGATCGGCAACGGCGAGGTCGACGGTGAGGTGCAGCGCCTGATGAGCGCGCTCGCGACCTCGCGCCGCGAGCTCGAAGAAGCGCGCGATGCGATCGATCCCACCGCCGGCGCCGAGCATCGGCTCGTGCTCGAGGCGCACCTCCTCATGCACCGCGACGAGCTCTTCGTCGGCGCCGCGGTCGAGGGGATCCGCAGCGGGATCAACGCGGAATGGGCGGTGCGGCGCGCGATCGAGGCGATCGTCCGACGCCTGATGAACGCGCGCGAGCCGTACCTCCAGGATCGCGCTCGCGACGTCGAGCAGGTCGGCGAGCACGTGCTGCGCGTGCTCACCGGCGTCGGGTTCCAGCTCCCCGTGATCGATCGTCCGACGATCCTCGTCGCGTCCGATCTGAGCCCCGCGGAGACGGCGCGCTTGCCGCGCGATCGAGTGCTCGCGCTCGTGACCGATCTCGGCACTGCGACGAGCCACACCGCGATCCTCGCGCGCGCGCTCGGGATCCCCGCGGTGGTCGGCGTCGACGGAGTGACTCGCGCGCTCACGCCCGGCTGCGTCGTCGTGGTCGACGCGCTGCGCGGTGAGATCGTCGTCGAGCCCGACGAGGACACCCAGCATCGCGCCGAGGAGCGCGCGCGCCGGTATCGCCATTTCACCGGGCGTCTGCGCGATCGCGAGGGCACGTCGGGCCAGACGCGCGACGGAGTGCGCGTCGAGGTGCTCGCGAACGTCGAGCTCGAGGTCGAGGTCGACGAGGCGCACGCGCAGCGCGCCGAGGGCATCGGGCTCTATCGCACCGAGTTCCTCTATCTCGAGGACGAGCTGCCGAGCGAGGAAATCCAGACCGAGATCTACGCGCGCGTCGCGTCGCGCTTCGGGCCGCGCCCGGTCACGCTGCGCACCTTCGATCTCGGCGCCGACAAGATGCCGCTGCTCGGCACCACGCCCCTCGGCGCGGGGCGCGCACCGAACCCCGCGCTCGGCTTGCGCGGGCTGCGCCTCTCGCTCGCGTGCCCCGATCTCTTCCGCGTGCAGCTGCGCGCGATGATGCGCGCCGCCGCGGTCGCGCCGCTCCGCGTGATGTTCCCGATGGTGTGCACGCTCGAGGATCTGCGCGCCGCGCGCGCGATGGTCGCGAGCGCGCAGGCCGAGCTCGAGCGCGAGGGCATCCCGTACCGCGCGGTGCCGCTCGGCGCGATGATCGAGGTGCCCTCCGCGGTCGTGCTCGCGGACGCGCTCGCGCGCGAGTGCGACTTCTTCAGCGTCGGCACGAACGATCTCGCCCAGTACACGCTCGCGGTCGATCGCCAGAACCCACGGCTCTCGCACATCGCGCGTCCGCTCGAGCCCGCGGTGCTGCGCTTGCTCGACCTCACGTTCCGCGCGTCGCGCGACGCGAGCATCCCGATCTCGATCTGCGGCGATCTCGCGTCGCATCCGATCGCGATCCCGGTGCTGCTCGGGCTCGGCTACCGCTGCCTCTCGATGAGCGCGTCGGAGATCCCGCTCGCGCGCGAGATCCTCGATCGCGTCGACCTCGTCACGTGCGAAGAGGTCGCGCGCGCGTGCCTCGGATGCGGCACCGGGACCGAGGTGGAGCGCGTCGTCGTCGAGGCGCTCTCGCCGGTGCTCGCCGAGGTGTGGGACGAGCAAGGGATCGAGATCGCGATCAGTCCGGCTCGATGA
- a CDS encoding HPr family phosphocarrier protein: protein MSDGERELARAEGTFTIVNELGLHARAATKLVQLASRYRAEIELEKDGQLANGKSIMGVLLLCGSPGAQLVVRGRGPDARAAVDAIGALISARFGEER, encoded by the coding sequence ATGAGCGACGGCGAGCGCGAGCTGGCGCGGGCCGAGGGGACGTTCACGATCGTGAACGAGCTCGGCCTGCACGCGCGCGCCGCGACGAAGCTCGTGCAGCTCGCGTCGCGTTATCGCGCGGAGATCGAGCTCGAGAAGGACGGACAGCTCGCGAACGGCAAGAGCATCATGGGCGTGCTGCTGCTCTGCGGGAGCCCGGGCGCGCAGCTCGTCGTGCGCGGCCGCGGCCCCGACGCGCGCGCCGCGGTCGACGCGATCGGCGCGCTGATCTCCGCGCGGTTCGGAGAAGAGCGTTGA
- the rapZ gene encoding RNase adapter RapZ, with amino-acid sequence MPYALGPTVGTPLHIVVVTGMSGAGRTSALHVLEDVGFFCVDNLPPKLAPGLVDLLAADGELTRVGLGVDVRTRGFLAGAGDLLDRLSAGGHEVEVLFLDCADDVLVRRYSESRRPHPLAQGGDVIEAISRERERLASLRVRARRVIDTSRLSVHDLRRSLVEAIGRGGARPTMQVRIVSFGFKYGLPVDADLVFDLRFLPNPHHVPELKPLTGRDPPVAEYVLRAPETQSLLADLKRVLTDWLPRYEAEGKAYLTIAVGCTGGRHRSVAIAEELGRSLRGEAEGEGRDVMVAHRDVSR; translated from the coding sequence ATGCCGTATGCTCTCGGTCCGACCGTGGGCACGCCGCTCCATATCGTGGTGGTCACCGGCATGTCGGGCGCGGGGCGCACGAGCGCTCTCCACGTGCTCGAGGACGTCGGGTTCTTCTGCGTCGACAACCTCCCGCCGAAGCTCGCACCGGGCCTCGTCGATCTCCTCGCGGCCGACGGCGAGCTGACGCGCGTCGGCCTCGGTGTCGACGTGCGCACGCGCGGGTTCCTCGCGGGCGCGGGCGATCTGCTCGATCGTCTCTCGGCGGGCGGGCACGAGGTCGAGGTGCTCTTCCTCGACTGCGCCGACGACGTGCTGGTGCGTCGCTACAGCGAGTCGCGGCGCCCGCATCCGCTCGCGCAGGGCGGCGACGTGATCGAGGCGATCTCGCGCGAGCGAGAGCGCCTCGCGAGCCTTCGCGTGCGCGCCCGGCGGGTGATCGACACCTCGCGCCTCAGCGTGCACGACCTGCGTCGCAGCCTCGTCGAGGCGATCGGGCGCGGCGGCGCGCGACCGACGATGCAGGTCCGCATCGTCTCGTTCGGCTTCAAGTACGGCCTGCCGGTCGACGCCGATCTCGTCTTCGATCTGCGCTTCCTGCCGAACCCGCACCACGTGCCCGAGCTCAAGCCGCTCACCGGTCGCGACCCGCCGGTCGCCGAGTACGTGCTGCGCGCGCCGGAGACCCAGTCGCTGCTCGCCGATCTGAAGCGCGTGCTGACCGACTGGCTCCCGCGCTACGAGGCCGAGGGCAAGGCGTACCTGACGATCGCGGTCGGATGCACCGGAGGACGTCATCGCTCGGTCGCGATCGCGGAAGAGCTCGGGCGATCGCTGCGTGGCGAGGCCGAAGGCGAAGGACGCGACGTGATGGTCGCGCACCGGGACGTCTCGCGATGA